Proteins found in one Sandaracinaceae bacterium genomic segment:
- a CDS encoding KamA family radical SAM protein, whose protein sequence is MGAAPSPRALLLLPASPPYSGAVPRPLPLLADLTLASADSPDGDWRVQARDAVTTLQGLEAALALTEAERAGAARALSGGFPLSVTPYYLSLADRNDPACPIRRQCVPSADEAVEVPGDLRDPLGEEAHEVAPHLIQRYPDRVLLLATDRCAVYCRFCTRSRMVGDGGGARSMEALAEAFAYIEAHPEVQEVIVSGGDPLVMSTARIARLFERLAQIEHLTNVRLATRAPVTIPQRITDELVQALRKAHPSLWVMTHFNHPKELTPESSAALARLVDAGLPVMNQTVLLRGINDHADTLEALFRGLVKRRVRPYYLLQMDPVRGTGHLRTPLDAGIAIMGALQGRLSGIALPKLIVDTPNGRGKVPVGPDTVVARGDGRTTLRTFRGELVEYLDPPG, encoded by the coding sequence TTGGGGGCGGCGCCGTCGCCGCGGGCGCTTTTGCTTTTGCCCGCCTCACCGCCATACTCCGGCGCTGTGCCTCGCCCGCTGCCGCTGCTCGCCGATCTCACGCTCGCGTCTGCGGACAGCCCCGACGGCGACTGGCGGGTGCAGGCGCGCGACGCGGTCACCACGCTGCAGGGGCTAGAGGCCGCACTAGCACTCACGGAGGCCGAGCGCGCCGGGGCAGCACGGGCACTCTCGGGAGGCTTCCCCCTCTCGGTGACGCCCTACTATTTGAGCCTCGCGGACCGGAACGACCCCGCCTGCCCCATCCGCAGGCAGTGCGTGCCCAGCGCGGACGAAGCGGTGGAGGTGCCTGGCGACCTGCGCGACCCGCTCGGCGAAGAAGCGCACGAGGTCGCGCCACACCTGATCCAGCGCTACCCCGACCGGGTGCTGCTGCTGGCCACGGACCGCTGTGCCGTCTACTGCCGCTTCTGCACGCGCTCGCGCATGGTGGGCGACGGCGGTGGTGCGCGCTCCATGGAGGCGCTCGCCGAGGCCTTCGCCTACATCGAGGCCCACCCCGAGGTGCAGGAGGTGATCGTCTCGGGCGGCGACCCCTTGGTCATGAGCACCGCCCGCATCGCGCGGCTCTTCGAGCGCCTCGCGCAGATCGAGCACCTCACGAACGTGCGCCTCGCCACGCGTGCCCCCGTGACCATTCCCCAGCGCATCACCGACGAGCTGGTGCAGGCGCTCCGCAAGGCGCACCCCAGCCTGTGGGTCATGACGCACTTCAACCACCCGAAGGAGCTCACGCCGGAGTCCAGCGCGGCGCTCGCGCGGCTCGTGGACGCGGGGCTGCCCGTCATGAACCAGACGGTGCTGCTGCGCGGCATCAACGACCACGCCGACACCCTCGAGGCGCTCTTCCGCGGGCTGGTGAAGCGCCGCGTGCGCCCGTACTACCTGCTGCAGATGGACCCGGTGCGCGGCACGGGGCACCTGCGCACGCCGCTCGACGCGGGCATCGCCATCATGGGTGCGCTGCAGGGCCGGCTCAGCGGCATCGCGCTGCCCAAGCTCATCGTGGACACGCCCAATGGGCGCGGGAAGGTGCCTGTGGGTCCCGACACCGTGGTGGCTCGCGGTGACGGCCGCACCACGCTGCGCACCTTCCGCGGCGAGCTGGTGGAGTACCTCGACCCGCCCGGCTGA